One genomic region from Spirosoma sp. KCTC 42546 encodes:
- a CDS encoding PVC-type heme-binding CxxCH protein: protein MISFFASKRSAFIRRAVALSAAGFLIGGVFIGAYQNRNLNAASGNYLTRLFAKLNDDDKHDPKYAVGSLNVAPGLEATLFASEPMLTNPTDIDVDSRGRVWVCEAYNYRPAINGNPTHKEGDRIVILEDTNGDGKADVSKVFYQDPSIESPLGIWVQGNKVIVSDSPNVWVLTDENGDDRADKKELLFTGIGGEQHDHGMHTFVFGPDGKWYFNFGNEGGQLLDKDGNAVTDMVTGKTINKQNFKMGMVFRCDPDGKNVEMLAQNFRNNYEVAVDSYGTLWQSDNDDDGNKGVRINYVMEGGNYGYTDEMTGAGWQANRENIEPEIPRRHWHLNDPGVVPNLLQTGAGSPTGMIVYEGKLLPEVFRNQMIHCDAGPNVVRSYPVQKDGAGYKAEIVNVLEGARDQWFRPADVCVAPDGSLIIADWYDPGVGGHQAGDQNRGRVYRVAPPNSPYTMPKVDLTTTAGAIDALQSPNMSIRYAGWQKLRELDKKAEKPLANLYKSSDNPRMQARALWLLSKLDKGPKYIETALKSTNPDLRITALRAARELKLDVIPYLKQLVNDPDAQVRRECIIALRRSASPDAPALWAQLASQYDGKDRWYLEALGIGAEGNWDSYYTAWIKQMKSDPLANASGRDIVWRARTKESVPLLAKLAGDPSVDLSQRLRYFRAFDFNPGATEKSTALLSILQVNSNSTDVTKLALRHLDPAFVKSSPVATTALTKLMKDVYGTPEYIELVTRYEPVSENANLQQLAVKKAMDGMGRDAARQLLKQGGSPLVWEVIDDKDTEAATSMLVALRRIGNKESIGILKTVALDDKRPASLRREATRSLGGSMEGADLVVSLLKSGDIKGDYKKAAVQGVSNDWRKNVRQQAASFLDGGKSAEGKKLPGLNELLALTGDATKGIVTFKNNCSTCHQVNGDGMDFGPKLSEIGSKLPKEGQYLAILHPDAGISFGFEGWDVKFKDGSSMTGIVSSKTETDLQMKFPGGVTQNYKMSDVVSMKQIDSSMMPSGLQEAMSTQELVDLVEYLASLKKK, encoded by the coding sequence ATGATCTCATTTTTCGCATCTAAACGCTCTGCTTTTATACGCCGGGCCGTTGCCCTTTCCGCAGCTGGTTTTTTAATTGGCGGAGTTTTTATCGGCGCTTATCAGAACCGGAACCTGAACGCAGCATCAGGAAATTACCTAACCAGGCTGTTTGCCAAACTGAACGACGACGATAAACACGACCCTAAATATGCCGTTGGGAGCCTGAACGTAGCCCCCGGCCTGGAAGCGACTCTTTTTGCTTCGGAGCCGATGCTAACGAACCCAACCGACATCGATGTAGATTCACGAGGTCGGGTGTGGGTGTGTGAAGCCTATAATTACCGCCCGGCTATCAACGGTAACCCGACTCACAAAGAAGGCGACCGCATTGTGATTCTGGAAGATACCAACGGCGACGGTAAAGCCGACGTTTCGAAAGTATTCTACCAGGACCCGAGTATCGAATCACCGTTGGGTATTTGGGTGCAGGGCAATAAAGTTATCGTTTCCGACAGCCCCAATGTGTGGGTTCTCACCGACGAAAACGGCGACGATAGAGCCGACAAAAAAGAGTTGCTTTTCACTGGTATAGGGGGAGAACAGCACGACCACGGCATGCACACGTTTGTGTTCGGGCCCGATGGTAAATGGTATTTTAACTTCGGAAACGAAGGTGGCCAGCTTCTCGATAAAGACGGTAATGCCGTTACGGATATGGTTACCGGTAAAACCATCAATAAGCAGAATTTCAAAATGGGCATGGTATTCCGCTGCGACCCCGACGGAAAAAACGTGGAAATGCTGGCCCAGAATTTTCGGAATAACTATGAGGTCGCCGTTGATTCGTACGGAACGCTCTGGCAGTCGGATAACGACGATGATGGCAACAAGGGCGTTCGGATCAACTACGTCATGGAAGGGGGTAACTACGGCTATACCGACGAAATGACGGGCGCAGGCTGGCAAGCCAATCGCGAAAATATAGAGCCCGAAATCCCCCGTCGACACTGGCACTTAAACGACCCTGGCGTGGTACCCAACCTCCTCCAGACCGGGGCCGGTTCGCCAACGGGAATGATTGTATACGAAGGTAAACTCCTGCCCGAAGTTTTCCGGAATCAAATGATTCACTGCGATGCGGGCCCCAATGTGGTACGGTCGTATCCGGTGCAGAAAGATGGAGCGGGTTATAAAGCCGAAATTGTGAATGTACTCGAAGGCGCCCGTGACCAGTGGTTCCGACCTGCGGACGTATGCGTAGCACCCGATGGTTCGCTCATCATTGCCGACTGGTACGATCCAGGCGTAGGAGGCCACCAGGCGGGCGATCAGAACCGGGGGCGCGTGTATCGCGTAGCTCCACCGAACTCGCCTTACACCATGCCTAAGGTGGATCTTACAACTACGGCTGGTGCTATCGATGCCTTACAAAGCCCAAATATGTCTATCCGCTATGCGGGTTGGCAGAAACTGCGTGAACTCGACAAAAAAGCGGAAAAACCATTAGCCAATCTGTATAAATCGTCAGATAATCCACGGATGCAAGCCCGCGCATTGTGGCTGTTGAGCAAGCTGGACAAAGGCCCAAAATACATTGAAACGGCACTAAAAAGCACCAATCCCGATTTACGGATTACCGCACTCCGGGCCGCTCGTGAACTAAAACTTGATGTAATTCCATACCTAAAGCAGTTGGTCAACGACCCGGACGCACAAGTACGCAGAGAGTGCATTATTGCTCTTCGTCGAAGTGCATCTCCTGATGCTCCCGCGCTATGGGCACAACTGGCTAGTCAGTACGATGGTAAAGACCGATGGTATCTGGAAGCCTTAGGCATCGGAGCCGAAGGCAATTGGGATAGCTACTACACGGCCTGGATAAAGCAGATGAAAAGTGACCCGCTCGCCAATGCCAGTGGCCGTGACATAGTCTGGCGGGCTCGTACAAAAGAATCTGTTCCGCTGTTGGCTAAACTCGCCGGTGATCCTTCGGTTGACCTGAGCCAGCGGCTGCGCTACTTCCGGGCATTCGACTTTAACCCCGGTGCCACCGAAAAATCAACTGCCCTGCTGAGTATTTTACAAGTCAACAGCAACTCAACTGACGTTACCAAACTGGCATTACGCCACCTCGACCCTGCTTTCGTAAAAAGTTCGCCGGTGGCTACCACAGCGCTTACCAAATTGATGAAAGACGTATACGGAACGCCCGAATACATTGAACTTGTAACGCGTTACGAACCGGTTTCCGAAAATGCTAATCTCCAACAATTAGCTGTGAAGAAGGCGATGGATGGTATGGGACGCGATGCCGCCCGGCAATTGTTGAAGCAGGGAGGAAGTCCACTGGTTTGGGAAGTTATAGATGATAAAGATACCGAAGCCGCTACCAGCATGCTCGTAGCCTTACGCCGTATCGGAAACAAAGAATCCATTGGTATCCTGAAAACAGTTGCATTAGACGATAAACGCCCGGCTTCATTACGTCGGGAAGCCACTCGGTCGCTGGGGGGTAGTATGGAAGGTGCGGATCTGGTCGTATCTCTCCTAAAATCCGGCGACATTAAAGGCGATTACAAAAAGGCTGCGGTGCAGGGTGTTAGTAACGACTGGCGAAAAAATGTTCGTCAGCAGGCGGCCAGTTTTTTAGATGGCGGCAAGAGCGCTGAAGGCAAAAAACTACCCGGCCTGAATGAATTGCTTGCCTTAACTGGTGACGCAACAAAGGGTATAGTTACCTTTAAAAACAACTGCTCTACCTGCCATCAGGTGAATGGCGACGGCATGGACTTTGGCCCAAAACTATCCGAAATTGGCTCTAAACTGCCCAAAGAAGGCCAATATCTAGCTATTTTACACCCCGACGCGGGTATCAGTTTTGGCTTTGAAGGATGGGACGTTAAGTTTAAAGACGGCAGTTCCATGACCGGTATTGTGTCCAGCAAAACCGAAACCGATCTGCAAATGAAGTTCCCCGGTGGTGTAACTCAGAACTACAAAATGTCTGACGTTGTCTCCATGAAACAAATAGATTCCTCCATGATGCCATCAGGCTTACAGGAGGCCATGAGTACCCAGGAATTAGTCGATTTAGTTGAATATTTAGCCAGTCTCAAGAAAAAATAA
- a CDS encoding GlsB/YeaQ/YmgE family stress response membrane protein: MGFLYSILIGGVAGYIASRIMDSHNPWYINVILGIVGGFLGGFVARKLGNDPDNDGLVMNLLIAVGGAVLLIFLGRLF, from the coding sequence ATGGGTTTTCTGTATTCTATTCTAATCGGGGGCGTTGCTGGTTACATTGCAAGCCGGATCATGGACAGCCACAATCCCTGGTATATCAATGTTATTCTGGGTATTGTAGGCGGCTTTTTAGGTGGGTTTGTTGCCCGTAAGCTTGGCAATGATCCCGACAATGACGGTCTGGTTATGAACTTGCTTATTGCCGTAGGCGGTGCTGTACTACTTATTTTTCTGGGGCGACTTTTTTGA
- a CDS encoding thioredoxin family protein has translation MKLDDSPPILIPGKSTVLLIFMPSEQANYQQRAALLTLANGLQKHLGDLARVLKIDKATYPDVVQSFDVTYMPTFVLVRQGIELWRQVGMPDEAVLANLSKRLLTA, from the coding sequence ATGAAACTTGACGATTCACCTCCAATACTAATACCCGGGAAATCGACGGTTTTATTGATTTTCATGCCATCCGAGCAGGCAAACTACCAACAACGGGCTGCCTTACTTACACTGGCAAACGGGTTGCAAAAGCATCTCGGCGACTTAGCACGTGTACTGAAGATAGATAAGGCCACTTACCCCGATGTGGTTCAGAGCTTTGATGTTACGTATATGCCCACTTTTGTATTGGTTCGTCAGGGCATCGAACTATGGCGACAGGTAGGTATGCCGGATGAAGCAGTACTAGCTAATCTATCTAAGCGCCTGTTAACAGCCTGA
- a CDS encoding PAS domain-containing sensor histidine kinase has protein sequence MLTDLYSSSLTDLLFEKSDEFIGIYDLTEERFVRVNRAGVRLLGFSSEEALLTDPIRSRSLRVQPLEDQHRISLVERLIQSGTHEETTQIGRQDGRTFWGQLVISAFTAQNRPYALIRLIDQDRLHNTERELEHSVHRYEAIFSYATIGIIVSDQQGCIVSANQLANQLFGYASGELVSKTIEQLVPMGVSRYHEKLRQSFNADPHVRAMGHNRDLHAQRKDGSVFPVEVSLSYFRLEEELYVVAYIIDITLKKEAEQQLLAHRDHIEHLNADLEQKVADRTQALLNTLDQLEQSKDELAKALVAERELGELKSRFVSMASHEFRTPLTAVLTSTTLIEKYPGGDQQDKRLKHLNRIRASVTHLNDILEEFLSVGKLEEGKIEAHPSEVDLAELVGETVADMQGMLKTDQRVQTHLSCLAPIWIDPSMFRKILVNLLSNAIKYSGVGSMVTIGCRCLDGYLTLSVEDQGVGVSKEDQEHMFERFFRAHNVTNIAGTGLGLHIVGRYVELMGGQVSLQSELNKGTIITVILPFERPDGSK, from the coding sequence ATGCTAACCGATTTGTATTCTTCCTCTTTGACCGACCTGCTTTTCGAGAAAAGCGATGAATTTATTGGTATCTATGACCTAACGGAAGAGCGGTTCGTTCGGGTTAATCGGGCGGGGGTGCGGTTGCTTGGATTCTCATCGGAAGAGGCCTTATTAACCGACCCCATTCGGTCACGCTCGTTGCGCGTCCAACCGCTGGAAGATCAACACCGGATCAGCTTAGTTGAGCGACTTATTCAATCGGGAACTCACGAAGAGACCACCCAGATTGGTCGGCAGGATGGTAGGACATTTTGGGGACAACTTGTTATAAGTGCCTTTACAGCCCAAAATCGGCCGTATGCGCTCATACGACTTATTGACCAGGATCGCCTGCATAATACGGAGCGAGAGTTAGAGCATAGTGTTCACCGCTACGAGGCTATTTTTTCCTACGCAACCATCGGCATTATTGTTAGCGATCAACAGGGTTGTATTGTCTCGGCTAACCAACTGGCTAATCAGTTGTTCGGTTATGCTTCCGGAGAATTGGTGTCTAAAACAATTGAGCAACTCGTGCCTATGGGCGTGAGTCGCTATCACGAAAAACTCCGCCAGTCCTTCAATGCCGATCCGCATGTACGGGCCATGGGGCATAATCGGGATTTACATGCGCAGCGCAAAGACGGATCTGTATTTCCCGTTGAGGTAAGTTTGAGCTACTTTCGGCTGGAAGAGGAACTCTATGTGGTAGCCTACATTATTGACATTACATTAAAAAAAGAAGCAGAACAGCAACTGCTGGCGCATCGTGATCATATTGAGCACCTTAATGCCGATCTGGAGCAGAAAGTAGCGGATCGTACGCAGGCACTTCTGAATACACTTGATCAGTTGGAACAGTCGAAGGATGAACTGGCTAAAGCACTGGTTGCTGAGCGGGAGTTAGGGGAGCTAAAATCTCGCTTTGTGTCGATGGCTTCGCATGAGTTCCGTACGCCACTAACGGCTGTGCTAACCTCCACCACATTAATTGAGAAGTATCCTGGGGGTGATCAACAGGACAAGCGCCTGAAGCACCTGAACCGTATCCGGGCGTCTGTTACCCACCTCAACGATATCCTCGAAGAGTTTTTATCGGTTGGTAAACTAGAGGAAGGTAAGATTGAAGCTCATCCATCGGAGGTAGATCTGGCAGAGCTGGTTGGCGAAACCGTTGCCGATATGCAGGGTATGTTGAAAACGGATCAGCGAGTGCAAACCCACTTGTCATGTCTGGCCCCGATCTGGATAGATCCCTCAATGTTTCGGAAAATTCTGGTCAACCTATTGTCTAATGCCATAAAGTACTCCGGGGTGGGCTCGATGGTTACGATAGGATGCAGGTGTCTGGATGGGTATTTAACCCTATCGGTAGAAGATCAGGGTGTAGGTGTCTCAAAGGAAGACCAGGAGCATATGTTTGAACGGTTTTTTCGAGCTCATAATGTGACTAACATCGCAGGCACAGGGCTAGGACTACACATTGTAGGGCGTTATGTAGAATTGATGGGTGGTCAGGTATCGCTGCAAAGTGAGTTGAATAAGGGGACCATAATCACTGTAATTCTTCCGTTCGAAAGGCCTGATGGAAGCAAGTAG
- the glgP gene encoding alpha-glucan family phosphorylase translates to MNVINNESSPAPTRQVAYFSMEFAFSQALKTYSGGLGFLAGSHMRSAYSLKQPVVAIGILWKYGYYDQVRKGDQTMDVLFLEKQYSFLQPTHITFQIQVNHAPVWVTAYYLPPTVFGTAPTYFLSTDLPENDYLAQTICHKLYDPNPETRIASSILLGIGGAKLLEKLAITPDVYHMNESHPLPLAFYLYSQWGSREPVKDRLVFTTHTPEEAGNPRTDIRLLDRMGFFNYLDLDEVRRITGITDDQFNWALGALRLAGRANAVSKKHQQVSQAMWQGYDNLAPILSITNAQNNRFWGDPILDTAAATNDDIRLMARKKTRKQRLFDEVADQTGDLYDPNVFTMVWARRFAGYKRADLLLSDPARFERLMTNPRYPIQLIWAGKPYPFDYASIGTFDRLAHVSKQFVNCSVLVGYEIHLSRLLKQGADLWLNTPRLTREASGTSGMTAAMNGALNCSTNDGWIPEFARPGINSFILPEADLSWPTHEQDAFDADNLFTLLETVILPMYYEQSDKWIGMIKASMQDVVPYFDSDRMATEYYEQLYSLPQEAILLAE, encoded by the coding sequence ATGAACGTTATAAACAACGAGAGCTCACCTGCACCAACCCGCCAGGTTGCTTATTTTTCCATGGAATTCGCCTTCAGTCAGGCACTCAAAACCTATTCGGGAGGCCTGGGCTTTTTGGCGGGGTCACACATGCGAAGCGCTTATAGCCTGAAACAGCCCGTGGTGGCCATTGGTATTCTCTGGAAATACGGCTACTACGATCAGGTGCGCAAGGGCGACCAGACAATGGATGTTCTGTTCCTGGAAAAGCAGTATAGCTTTCTTCAGCCAACCCATATAACGTTTCAGATTCAGGTCAATCATGCACCCGTCTGGGTTACGGCTTACTACCTGCCTCCTACAGTCTTTGGCACAGCGCCAACCTACTTCCTCTCAACCGATCTGCCCGAGAACGACTATCTGGCGCAAACAATCTGTCATAAACTGTACGACCCCAATCCCGAAACCCGGATCGCATCCAGCATTCTTCTGGGCATTGGTGGCGCTAAATTACTGGAAAAGCTAGCCATCACGCCAGACGTATACCATATGAATGAGAGTCACCCGCTACCGTTGGCCTTTTATTTGTACAGCCAATGGGGGAGCCGTGAGCCTGTTAAAGACCGTTTGGTTTTCACGACCCATACGCCCGAAGAAGCAGGTAATCCACGAACTGACATCCGCTTACTGGATCGGATGGGTTTTTTCAATTATCTGGACCTGGATGAGGTTCGTCGTATTACCGGAATCACCGATGACCAGTTCAACTGGGCGCTGGGAGCTCTTAGGCTAGCTGGTCGTGCAAATGCCGTTTCGAAAAAACACCAACAGGTTAGCCAGGCTATGTGGCAGGGTTACGATAACCTGGCTCCGATTCTGTCCATCACCAATGCACAGAATAACCGATTTTGGGGCGATCCAATCCTGGATACAGCCGCAGCCACTAATGATGATATTCGGCTGATGGCCCGTAAGAAAACGAGGAAACAACGTTTATTTGATGAAGTGGCCGATCAGACGGGCGACCTTTACGATCCCAACGTATTTACAATGGTCTGGGCGCGCCGGTTTGCGGGTTACAAACGTGCCGACCTCCTGCTTTCTGACCCTGCCCGGTTTGAGCGCCTGATGACCAACCCCCGGTATCCTATACAACTCATCTGGGCAGGAAAACCCTATCCGTTCGATTACGCTAGTATCGGTACGTTCGATCGACTGGCTCATGTATCCAAACAGTTCGTCAATTGTTCTGTTCTGGTCGGCTACGAAATTCATTTGTCGAGGCTGCTGAAACAAGGGGCCGATTTGTGGCTAAACACCCCCCGACTAACACGTGAAGCATCAGGAACCAGCGGTATGACAGCCGCCATGAATGGAGCCCTTAATTGTTCGACAAACGATGGCTGGATACCCGAATTTGCCCGGCCTGGCATCAACAGTTTCATCCTTCCTGAAGCGGATCTTAGCTGGCCCACCCATGAACAGGACGCGTTTGATGCAGACAATCTCTTCACTCTCCTGGAAACGGTTATTTTGCCGATGTATTACGAGCAGTCCGACAAGTGGATTGGTATGATTAAAGCCAGTATGCAGGATGTTGTCCCTTATTTCGACTCCGATCGAATGGCAACCGAGTATTATGAACAACTCTACTCGCTGCCTCAGGAGGCTATACTGCTTGCGGAATAA
- a CDS encoding L,D-transpeptidase family protein, with protein sequence MSVLRNLIVLFLLLPLLSTAQTSDDWTRLRQYGNEIGVDSLCPSPDVACLTTYFTQIVYGKPPRRISYQGLHEQLDTVRINQLTQQFLAGTDWCPLLDSLESHDRNYRQLKEYCMRCLVDDYMADSLTIEQVKTTLNTYRWLNRFPAEKRVVINIPSASMRVIDRQGSTLLNSRVIVGKASTPTPCFTAQLTDIVTYPYWNVPRSIAIKELLPQIRKNPATVLAEMNLQIIDSKGRIVHPDSVNWSGNLAKTFPYRLRQSTGCDNALGVLKFTINSPFDIYLHDTNQRSLFAHEKRALSHGCIRVEKPIELANLALGSSRFNPSFLTTCQKQNSPKTIHLPHPIPVIITYNLLDIDETGAIVVNRDVYNWSQIDL encoded by the coding sequence ATGTCTGTTCTACGCAACCTGATTGTCCTCTTTTTGCTACTTCCTCTATTGTCTACAGCCCAAACCAGCGACGACTGGACCCGCCTGCGTCAATATGGGAACGAGATCGGTGTAGATAGTCTTTGTCCGTCGCCCGATGTGGCTTGCCTGACAACTTATTTTACACAAATTGTTTACGGGAAGCCCCCCCGGCGAATCAGCTATCAGGGCCTGCATGAGCAACTTGATACGGTACGAATAAACCAACTTACTCAGCAGTTTCTGGCTGGAACTGATTGGTGCCCACTGCTAGATTCACTGGAATCACATGACCGCAACTACCGGCAGCTAAAGGAATACTGTATGCGCTGCCTGGTTGACGACTACATGGCCGATTCGCTAACTATTGAACAAGTCAAAACGACACTCAACACTTACCGCTGGCTAAACCGCTTTCCCGCCGAAAAACGGGTCGTTATCAACATTCCCTCGGCCTCCATGCGGGTCATTGACCGGCAAGGGTCTACGCTGCTGAACAGTCGGGTAATTGTTGGCAAAGCCAGCACACCGACTCCCTGTTTTACGGCACAGCTCACCGACATCGTAACGTACCCCTATTGGAATGTGCCCCGCTCAATTGCGATCAAAGAACTGCTGCCGCAAATTCGGAAGAACCCAGCTACCGTACTGGCCGAAATGAATCTACAGATCATTGACTCGAAGGGAAGAATCGTCCATCCAGATTCGGTAAACTGGTCAGGAAATCTGGCAAAAACCTTTCCTTATCGGCTTCGGCAATCGACTGGCTGCGATAACGCCCTGGGTGTACTGAAATTTACGATCAACAGCCCCTTCGACATTTACCTGCACGATACCAATCAGCGGTCTTTGTTTGCCCACGAGAAACGAGCACTCAGTCACGGTTGTATCCGGGTTGAAAAGCCCATTGAGCTAGCCAATCTTGCCCTGGGATCATCGCGCTTCAATCCTTCTTTCCTAACCACCTGTCAAAAACAGAACAGTCCGAAAACCATTCACCTGCCGCACCCCATTCCCGTTATTATTACCTACAACCTGCTCGATATCGACGAAACAGGTGCCATTGTGGTTAATCGGGACGTATATAACTGGAGTCAGATTGACTTATAG
- a CDS encoding universal stress protein produces MKTILVPTDLSLSTQYALDVAVSLARTYQAELILLHTVLYELIPQAAAEYSPELSVAMAENYQDARKEAEAALRKLIANPRYAGVTIKPKLGSNFDGLIRCINEQPADLIVLASKGASGLMEWLEGSHAELIVRHANCPVLVVKQPISHFQPNHIVCAIDIDEKLKESHSEPFLLTDQGLRHFVYVLTPSDSRQPEGIRQWVADYALAKGISPYTLDIWHDKTVPAGIIKYAEDVNADMIVLYTHGYKGLRHWIEGSVAEDVLNHANQPVLILRA; encoded by the coding sequence ATGAAGACGATTCTGGTTCCAACTGACCTAAGTCTAAGCACTCAGTATGCGCTCGATGTGGCCGTCAGTCTGGCACGCACCTATCAGGCCGAACTAATTTTACTCCACACGGTGCTTTATGAGTTGATCCCCCAGGCGGCTGCGGAATATTCTCCAGAGCTTTCAGTCGCCATGGCAGAAAACTACCAGGATGCCCGTAAAGAAGCAGAGGCAGCTCTCCGGAAACTCATTGCGAATCCCCGATATGCTGGCGTAACGATAAAACCCAAACTGGGTAGTAATTTCGATGGGCTGATTCGCTGCATCAATGAGCAACCCGCCGATCTGATTGTACTAGCCTCAAAAGGGGCATCGGGACTAATGGAATGGCTGGAAGGCTCCCACGCTGAACTTATTGTTCGGCATGCTAACTGCCCGGTCCTGGTTGTAAAGCAACCTATTTCCCACTTCCAGCCTAACCATATCGTCTGTGCAATCGACATAGATGAAAAGCTAAAAGAAAGCCATTCGGAGCCCTTCCTGCTAACAGACCAAGGTCTCCGCCACTTTGTGTACGTGTTGACACCCAGTGATAGCCGACAACCCGAGGGCATTCGGCAATGGGTAGCCGACTACGCTCTGGCAAAAGGAATCAGCCCGTATACCCTCGACATCTGGCATGATAAAACTGTACCGGCTGGCATTATCAAGTATGCCGAGGACGTAAACGCGGATATGATCGTGCTCTACACGCATGGGTACAAAGGCCTTCGGCACTGGATTGAGGGCAGTGTTGCCGAAGACGTCCTGAATCATGCCAATCAGCCTGTACTGATCTTGCGAGCCTAA